In Spirochaetaceae bacterium, a single window of DNA contains:
- a CDS encoding ABC transporter permease yields MLHYLARRAFYMLIMLWILTMVVFFIIQLPAGDYVTTLAAQLAQRGEEVNEELLHNLRRRYGLDQPLHAQYLKWVRNALQGDFGYSFQFSRPVVEIIGERLALTVAISICTLAFTYVTAIPIGIYSATRQYSVGDYFFMSVGFIGLATPNFLLALILMLAFFSLGISVGGLFSPEFNQAAWSVARVWDLLKHLPLPIIIVGTAGTAELIRVMRATLLDELAKQYVITGRAKGVQETRLLFKYPVRVAINPLVSTIGWLLPTIVSGSTITAMVLGLPTTGPLLFRALQFQDMFLASSLLLFLNFLTLVGTFVSDVLLVVVDPRIRYSRASR; encoded by the coding sequence ATGCTGCACTATCTCGCACGCCGCGCCTTCTACATGTTGATCATGCTCTGGATCCTCACCATGGTCGTGTTCTTCATCATCCAACTGCCGGCCGGCGACTACGTGACCACCCTGGCGGCCCAACTGGCGCAGCGCGGCGAAGAGGTGAACGAGGAGCTGCTGCACAACCTGCGGCGCAGGTACGGGCTCGATCAGCCGCTGCACGCCCAGTATCTCAAGTGGGTCCGCAACGCGCTGCAGGGGGATTTCGGCTACTCGTTTCAATTCAGCCGCCCGGTTGTGGAGATAATCGGTGAACGATTGGCGCTGACCGTGGCGATCTCCATCTGCACCCTCGCCTTCACCTACGTGACGGCGATCCCGATCGGGATCTACTCGGCCACCAGGCAATACTCGGTCGGCGACTACTTCTTCATGTCGGTCGGATTCATCGGCCTGGCCACGCCGAATTTTCTGCTGGCGCTGATTCTGATGCTGGCGTTCTTCAGTCTCGGCATCAGCGTCGGCGGCCTGTTCTCGCCCGAGTTCAACCAGGCGGCGTGGAGCGTGGCCAGGGTCTGGGATCTGCTCAAGCACTTGCCGCTGCCGATCATCATCGTGGGGACCGCCGGCACCGCCGAGTTGATACGGGTGATGCGCGCCACGCTGCTGGACGAACTGGCCAAGCAGTACGTGATTACCGGCCGCGCCAAGGGCGTTCAGGAGACCCGGCTGCTGTTCAAGTACCCGGTGCGGGTGGCGATCAATCCGCTGGTCAGCACCATCGGCTGGCTGCTGCCGACTATCGTGTCGGGCTCCACGATCACCGCCATGGTGCTCGGGCTCCCCACCACCGGACCGCTGCTGTTCCGTGCGCTGCAGTTCCAGGACATGTTCCTGGCTTCGAGCCTGCTGTTGTTCCTCAACTTCCTCACCCTCGTCGGCACGTTCGTGTCGGACGTGCTGCTGGTGGTGGTGGATCCGCGCATCCGGTATTCGAGGGCGAGTCGATGA
- a CDS encoding prephenate dehydrogenase/arogenate dehydrogenase family protein, producing MQVGIYGLGRFGVFWAAQLARHFPVCAYSRRLHRPPAGVRMVSERQVLESPVVILCVAISAFEEVVDRIAPRLKPHTLVMDTCSIKGMAARIMEQRLPPTVQILATHPMFGPDSARGGIAGLPMIVCPVRISAGSLQEWRHRFSAMGLRVMTMTADEHDREAAFTQGVAHYLGRVLAEMGLHRSEIATVGYQKLREIVEQTCNDSMQLFVDLQRFNPYTAEMRARLEDALSSVRSQLDAR from the coding sequence GTGCAAGTAGGCATCTACGGCCTGGGACGCTTCGGGGTGTTCTGGGCCGCTCAGTTGGCGCGCCACTTTCCGGTGTGCGCATACTCGCGCCGCCTCCATCGCCCGCCCGCGGGCGTGCGCATGGTCTCCGAGCGGCAAGTGCTGGAAAGCCCGGTCGTGATTCTGTGCGTCGCCATCTCCGCCTTCGAGGAGGTGGTCGACCGCATCGCTCCTCGCCTGAAACCGCACACGCTGGTAATGGATACCTGTTCGATCAAGGGGATGGCGGCGCGCATCATGGAGCAGCGCCTGCCGCCCACCGTGCAGATACTCGCCACCCATCCCATGTTCGGCCCCGACTCGGCGCGCGGCGGCATCGCCGGCCTGCCGATGATCGTCTGTCCGGTGCGTATCTCCGCCGGCAGCCTGCAGGAGTGGCGTCACCGGTTCTCGGCGATGGGGCTGCGCGTGATGACGATGACCGCCGACGAACACGACCGCGAGGCGGCGTTCACCCAGGGGGTTGCCCACTACCTCGGCCGGGTGTTGGCGGAGATGGGACTGCATCGTTCCGAGATCGCTACCGTCGGCTACCAGAAGCTGCGCGAGATCGTGGAGCAGACCTGCAACGACTCGATGCAACTGTTCGTCGACCTGCAACGCTTCAATCCCTACACCGCCGAGATGCGTGCGCGGCTCGAGGATGCCTTGAGCAGCGTGCGCAGCCAGCTCGACGCGCGCTGA
- a CDS encoding hydroxyacid dehydrogenase, translating to MSGTHPPLRRDAGGKPRILFAPAREHTGKVFAPEVMARMEARFDVDRNHRDTDLSEDEMRARIAGCEGLVTGWGASNPRVLRPRAAMALTPAIMEAADRLRIIAHAAGSVRQMLGAVWQDYIAARGICVFTATVEIGYNVAETAVGLMIMSAKRLMEYALHVRDTGGWRSPGIPVDEQHLFGATVGIVGASDVGRQVMLLLRPFDVRLLLFDPYLDAQEAGALNAEKVELDELFTRADIVSLHAPSIPETRHMVGAAQLRRLRDGALLVNTARGSLIDQEALIREAGSGRIRVALDVTTPEPLPADSPLRPMPNVIITPHLAGQGRYGHTRIGEATAHALEDFFAGRPVRGAITHVSWERLA from the coding sequence GTGAGCGGCACGCACCCGCCGTTGCGGCGCGACGCTGGCGGCAAGCCGCGCATCCTGTTCGCGCCGGCCCGCGAGCACACCGGGAAGGTGTTCGCCCCGGAGGTGATGGCGCGCATGGAGGCACGTTTCGACGTGGACCGCAACCACCGCGACACCGACCTCTCGGAGGACGAGATGCGGGCGCGCATCGCTGGTTGCGAGGGCCTCGTGACCGGTTGGGGCGCGAGCAATCCGCGGGTGTTGCGTCCGCGCGCCGCCATGGCGCTGACGCCGGCGATCATGGAGGCGGCGGACCGGCTCCGGATCATCGCGCATGCGGCAGGGTCGGTGCGGCAGATGCTCGGCGCGGTGTGGCAGGATTACATCGCCGCGCGCGGCATCTGTGTGTTCACCGCCACCGTAGAGATCGGCTACAACGTGGCGGAAACGGCGGTCGGACTGATGATCATGAGCGCCAAACGCCTCATGGAGTACGCCCTGCACGTGCGTGACACCGGCGGCTGGCGCAGCCCCGGCATCCCGGTGGATGAGCAGCACCTGTTCGGCGCCACCGTGGGCATCGTGGGCGCCAGCGACGTCGGCCGTCAGGTGATGCTCCTGCTGCGCCCCTTCGACGTGCGCCTCCTGTTGTTCGATCCCTACCTCGACGCGCAGGAGGCGGGTGCGCTGAACGCCGAGAAGGTGGAGCTGGACGAGCTGTTCACGCGCGCCGACATCGTTTCTCTGCACGCGCCGAGCATCCCCGAGACCCGGCACATGGTCGGCGCAGCACAATTGCGGCGGCTGCGTGACGGCGCGCTGCTGGTCAACACCGCGCGCGGCAGCCTGATCGACCAGGAGGCCCTGATCCGCGAGGCCGGCAGCGGGCGCATCCGGGTGGCGCTGGACGTGACCACCCCGGAGCCGTTGCCGGCCGATAGCCCGTTGCGCCCCATGCCGAACGTCATCATCACCCCGCACCTCGCCGGCCAGGGCCGCTACGGCCACACCCGTATAGGCGAGGCCACCGCGCATGCGCTGGAGGACTTCTTCGCCGGGCGGCCGGTGCGAGGCGCCATCACCCACGTCAGTTGGGAGCGCCTGGCATGA
- a CDS encoding CoA transferase gives MLPLSNYTVLDLTIARAGPTAVRLLADWGANVIKIEPPSGHGRTPAKVTGARHEPDEQNMHRNKRGLTIDLKNPAGNKLFMDLVTKADVVAENFRADVKHRLGVDYESVREVNPGIIYASISGFGQAGPYRDRPGVDQIVQGTCGLMSVTGHPGQGPVRAGIAISDTSAGMFLGQGILLALLHRERTGAGQWVHTSLLEAMLCKIDFQGARYTMSRDVPKQQGNNHPVYVPMGTFESKDGLVNLAANSPKMFANLCKATGAEHLLDNPAFADDRGRRKHRAALNEEVNRVTRNFTTAELVEKLNAAGVPCGPIYDIGEAFEDPQARHLRMTKVAHHKELGDLELIRSPINLSLFPHGGDFHHAAPDPGENRTEVLRDFGYEDGEIDRLIATGAV, from the coding sequence GTGCTGCCGCTATCGAACTACACCGTGCTCGATCTCACCATCGCTCGCGCCGGGCCCACGGCCGTGCGGCTGCTCGCGGACTGGGGAGCGAACGTCATCAAGATCGAGCCGCCGTCCGGACACGGCCGCACGCCGGCCAAGGTCACCGGTGCGCGGCACGAACCCGACGAGCAGAACATGCACCGCAACAAGCGCGGCCTGACCATCGACCTGAAGAATCCGGCCGGCAACAAGCTGTTCATGGACCTGGTGACGAAGGCGGACGTGGTGGCCGAGAACTTTCGTGCCGACGTCAAGCATCGCCTCGGCGTCGATTACGAATCGGTGCGCGAGGTGAACCCCGGGATCATCTACGCGAGCATCTCGGGGTTCGGGCAGGCCGGTCCGTACCGCGATCGTCCCGGCGTGGACCAGATCGTCCAGGGCACCTGCGGGCTCATGTCGGTGACCGGCCATCCGGGACAGGGGCCGGTGCGCGCCGGCATCGCGATCAGCGACACCTCGGCGGGCATGTTCCTCGGCCAGGGCATTCTGCTTGCCCTGCTGCACCGTGAGCGCACCGGCGCAGGCCAGTGGGTGCACACCTCCCTGCTGGAGGCGATGCTGTGCAAGATTGACTTTCAGGGCGCCCGCTACACCATGAGCCGCGACGTGCCGAAGCAGCAGGGCAACAATCACCCGGTCTACGTGCCGATGGGCACGTTCGAGTCAAAGGACGGACTGGTCAACCTCGCGGCGAACTCGCCGAAGATGTTCGCGAACCTGTGCAAGGCGACCGGCGCGGAGCACCTGCTCGACAATCCCGCGTTTGCCGACGACCGGGGTCGACGCAAGCACCGGGCGGCGCTCAACGAGGAAGTGAACCGGGTGACGCGCAACTTCACGACCGCCGAGCTGGTGGAGAAGCTGAACGCGGCCGGCGTTCCCTGCGGGCCGATCTACGACATCGGCGAGGCGTTCGAGGATCCGCAGGCCAGGCACCTGCGCATGACCAAGGTCGCGCACCACAAGGAGCTCGGCGACCTGGAGCTGATCCGCTCGCCGATCAACCTGTCGCTGTTTCCGCACGGCGGCGATTTCCATCACGCGGCGCCCGACCCGGGCGAGAACCGGACCGAGGTGCTGCGCGACTTCGGCTACGAAGACGGCGAGATCGACCGGCTGATCGCGACGGGAGCCGTTTGA
- a CDS encoding enoyl-CoA hydratase, which translates to MQLNTDKMLAEVDAGIGWITYNNPARHNAVSLEMWEAQAAILECFQNDGDVRVVVLRGAGGKAFVSGADISEFETKRATAEQREHYANVSAAAGRWLNKLDKPLIAMIQGYCIGGGLATALAADVRLATPGSQFGIPAAKLGLGYGYGGIAALARLVGPSVARDILFSARRLDAEEALRVGLINFIVDDDALEARVREYAGLVSANAPLTVRLCKAAVNEFERDPGERDLAKLDEMVTACFDSEDYKEGRRAFMEKRRPNFRGV; encoded by the coding sequence ATGCAACTCAACACCGACAAGATGCTCGCCGAGGTGGACGCGGGTATCGGCTGGATCACCTACAACAATCCCGCGCGCCACAACGCCGTCTCGCTGGAGATGTGGGAGGCGCAGGCCGCCATTCTGGAGTGCTTTCAGAACGACGGCGACGTGCGTGTCGTGGTCCTGCGCGGAGCGGGCGGCAAGGCGTTCGTATCGGGCGCCGACATCTCGGAATTCGAAACCAAGCGCGCCACCGCCGAGCAGCGCGAGCACTACGCGAACGTCTCGGCCGCGGCGGGTCGCTGGCTCAACAAGCTCGACAAGCCGTTGATCGCGATGATCCAGGGCTACTGCATCGGCGGCGGACTGGCCACCGCGCTCGCCGCCGACGTGCGCCTCGCCACCCCCGGGTCGCAGTTCGGCATCCCCGCGGCCAAGCTCGGGCTCGGCTACGGCTACGGGGGTATCGCCGCCCTCGCGCGCCTGGTCGGACCGAGCGTCGCGCGCGACATCCTGTTCAGCGCGAGACGCCTCGACGCGGAAGAAGCGCTGCGCGTGGGCTTGATCAATTTCATCGTCGACGACGACGCGCTCGAAGCGCGCGTGCGCGAGTACGCCGGCCTGGTCTCGGCCAACGCGCCGCTGACCGTGCGCCTGTGCAAGGCCGCCGTCAACGAGTTCGAGCGCGATCCCGGCGAGCGCGACCTCGCCAAGCTCGACGAGATGGTCACCGCCTGCTTCGACAGCGAAGACTACAAGGAAGGCCGCCGCGCCTTCATGGAGAAACGCCGCCCCAACTTCCGCGGCGTGTAA
- a CDS encoding ABC transporter permease, whose protein sequence is MIRRPWRSAHAGGAGAGAGAGAAGVEEAPGSAETREMEAYYVASQWQLIWRKFRRHRLAITGGCVLAVLYFVAIFAEFVAPYPAGLRFQEWPHHPPSRLHFVDEDGRFGLQPFVYGVSKERDPETLEMIYTEDKSTRYPVRLFVRGEPYRLLGVIPSDIHLFGAEAPGAVWLFGTESIGRDLFSRTVHAARVSLSIGLVGVTITFLIGIVLGGISGYFGGAVDTAIQRLIEFLISIPTIPLWMALGAAMPQDWPVLRVYFGIVIILSLVRWGGLARVVRGKLLELRELDFTTAARVAGMRESRIIWRHLLPNFASYLIVNLTLAVPEMILSETALSFLGLGLRSPVVSWGVLLQKAQNIRSVVIFPWLMIPALFVVVTVMAFNFLGDGLRDAADPYKQ, encoded by the coding sequence ATGATCCGGCGGCCGTGGCGGTCGGCGCACGCCGGCGGCGCTGGCGCCGGCGCCGGCGCAGGAGCAGCCGGCGTGGAGGAGGCGCCCGGGAGCGCCGAAACGCGGGAGATGGAGGCGTACTACGTCGCCTCCCAGTGGCAGTTGATCTGGCGCAAGTTCCGGCGCCATCGCCTGGCGATCACCGGCGGCTGCGTGCTCGCAGTGTTGTACTTCGTCGCCATCTTTGCCGAGTTCGTGGCGCCCTACCCCGCGGGACTGCGGTTCCAGGAGTGGCCGCACCATCCGCCGTCACGGCTGCACTTCGTGGATGAGGACGGGCGCTTCGGTCTGCAGCCGTTCGTGTACGGGGTGTCGAAGGAACGCGATCCCGAGACGCTGGAGATGATCTACACCGAGGACAAGAGCACGCGCTACCCGGTGCGGCTGTTCGTGCGCGGCGAGCCTTATCGCCTGCTCGGCGTGATCCCCAGCGACATCCACCTGTTCGGCGCCGAGGCGCCCGGCGCCGTGTGGCTGTTCGGGACCGAGAGCATCGGCCGCGACCTGTTCTCACGCACCGTGCACGCGGCGCGGGTGTCCCTGTCGATCGGGCTGGTGGGCGTAACCATCACCTTCCTGATCGGCATCGTGCTCGGCGGCATCTCCGGCTACTTCGGCGGCGCGGTGGACACCGCCATTCAGCGCCTCATCGAGTTCCTGATATCCATTCCCACCATCCCGCTGTGGATGGCGTTGGGGGCGGCGATGCCGCAGGACTGGCCGGTGCTGCGCGTGTACTTCGGCATCGTCATCATTCTGTCCCTGGTCCGCTGGGGCGGCCTGGCTCGGGTGGTGCGCGGCAAGCTGCTGGAGCTGCGCGAACTCGACTTTACCACCGCGGCGCGCGTGGCCGGCATGCGCGAGTCCAGGATCATCTGGCGTCACCTGCTGCCCAACTTCGCCAGCTACCTCATCGTCAACCTGACGCTGGCGGTGCCGGAAATGATCCTCTCCGAAACGGCGCTCAGCTTCCTGGGGCTGGGCCTGCGCTCACCGGTGGTGAGCTGGGGCGTGCTGCTGCAGAAGGCACAAAACATTCGCAGCGTGGTGATCTTTCCCTGGCTGATGATCCCGGCGCTGTTCGTGGTGGTGACGGTAATGGCGTTCAACTTCCTCGGTGACGGGCTGCGCGACGCCGCGGATCCCTACAAGCAGTAG
- a CDS encoding ABC transporter substrate-binding protein has protein sequence MIHRFSLVLSSALLLTAVPLALFASGEEEGGAVQGGTPVEGEPYVDHIYQSVAGYEEATGNTIDGFNESPLLAARVAEGTLPPVEERLPQDVMVVRPRDAIGVYGGTFQAMTVSGEIGNPIESAAQYLATFGPDTRHIVPNVIRAWELSDDSTTLTLTLRRGMKWSDGDSFDMEDFVFEYEDIIADSDVTERPPRAYRIGGSLVQMDVVDPLTVRYTFPVPAHSALSQWSLSRPFAPAHYLKQWHPRHNDGAQDLAKSQGYDQWWEAIQAEYDGFRSAKTRKPETPVLVAWRTATVRMDAKIYERNPYFWKVDIAGNQLPYIDGVFSAQVENLADLVSIRAMAGELDLATWGLKTADYPIYKRNEESGGYTVGLFDNNRKGFAAGFVFNYTHKDPVLRELYNDIRFRQALSLAVDRDDMSETLFLGLTRPHTAPVPNSWTGFEDWFATYYAEFDLDRANALLDEIGLEWDSNEQWRLRPDGEPLLIEGLWVTEWFGWMSDLMDLVKEHWARVGIRMEPKFVPEELGFQRAQANELDLMIGETATTSEFRARRSEPITLVPPWHWVGCCAMSSVPWRQWLDSDGAEGMEPPQDIKDIWEVAEAWRLEKRGTERYQELSNQLIRRNVEGQYFVGLVSMPPTVVILNNRVANMERDKGVFASLPPLMPFMPDTWFLIPESAQ, from the coding sequence ATGATACACAGGTTCAGTCTGGTGCTCAGTTCGGCGTTGTTGCTGACTGCGGTACCACTCGCGCTGTTCGCCAGCGGCGAGGAAGAGGGCGGTGCCGTGCAGGGCGGCACACCGGTGGAGGGCGAGCCGTACGTCGACCACATCTACCAGTCGGTGGCAGGATACGAGGAGGCCACCGGCAACACCATCGACGGGTTCAACGAGTCGCCGCTGCTCGCGGCGCGGGTAGCCGAGGGCACCTTGCCGCCGGTCGAGGAGCGGCTGCCGCAGGACGTGATGGTGGTCCGCCCGCGCGACGCCATCGGCGTGTACGGCGGCACCTTTCAGGCGATGACGGTATCCGGCGAGATCGGTAACCCGATCGAGAGCGCCGCCCAGTATCTCGCCACGTTCGGACCCGATACCCGGCACATCGTCCCCAACGTCATTCGCGCATGGGAGTTGTCCGACGACTCCACCACCCTCACGCTTACCCTGCGCCGCGGCATGAAGTGGTCTGACGGCGACTCGTTCGACATGGAGGACTTCGTTTTCGAGTACGAAGACATCATCGCGGACAGCGACGTCACCGAACGGCCGCCGCGCGCGTACCGCATCGGCGGGTCGTTGGTGCAGATGGACGTGGTGGATCCGCTCACGGTTCGCTACACCTTCCCGGTGCCGGCGCACAGCGCCCTGAGCCAGTGGTCGCTGTCGCGTCCGTTCGCCCCGGCCCACTACCTGAAGCAGTGGCACCCGCGCCACAACGACGGCGCCCAGGACCTGGCCAAGAGCCAGGGTTACGACCAGTGGTGGGAGGCGATCCAGGCCGAGTACGACGGCTTCCGCAGCGCCAAGACCCGCAAGCCGGAGACCCCCGTCCTGGTGGCCTGGCGCACCGCGACGGTGCGCATGGATGCCAAGATCTACGAGCGCAACCCCTACTTCTGGAAGGTGGACATCGCCGGCAACCAGCTCCCCTACATCGATGGCGTATTCTCGGCGCAGGTCGAGAACCTCGCCGACCTGGTGTCGATCCGGGCGATGGCAGGCGAGCTGGACCTGGCAACGTGGGGCCTGAAGACCGCCGATTACCCGATCTACAAGCGCAACGAGGAGTCCGGCGGCTACACGGTGGGCCTGTTCGACAACAACCGCAAGGGCTTCGCGGCCGGCTTCGTGTTCAACTACACCCACAAGGACCCCGTGCTGCGCGAGCTGTACAACGACATCCGCTTCCGGCAGGCCCTGTCGCTGGCGGTAGACCGCGACGACATGTCCGAGACCCTGTTCCTGGGGCTGACCAGGCCGCACACCGCCCCGGTGCCCAATTCGTGGACCGGATTCGAGGACTGGTTCGCGACCTACTACGCGGAGTTCGACCTGGACCGCGCCAACGCGCTGCTGGACGAAATCGGGCTGGAGTGGGACAGCAATGAGCAGTGGCGGCTGCGCCCCGACGGTGAACCGCTCCTCATCGAGGGGCTGTGGGTCACCGAGTGGTTCGGCTGGATGAGCGACCTGATGGACCTGGTGAAGGAGCATTGGGCGCGGGTGGGGATTCGCATGGAGCCGAAGTTCGTCCCGGAAGAGCTCGGTTTCCAGCGCGCCCAGGCCAACGAACTCGACCTGATGATCGGTGAGACGGCCACCACCTCCGAGTTCCGCGCGCGCCGCTCCGAGCCGATCACCCTGGTTCCGCCCTGGCACTGGGTAGGCTGCTGCGCCATGTCGTCGGTACCGTGGCGGCAGTGGCTGGACAGCGATGGCGCTGAGGGCATGGAGCCGCCCCAGGACATCAAGGATATCTGGGAAGTCGCGGAGGCGTGGCGGTTGGAGAAGCGCGGCACCGAGCGCTACCAGGAACTGAGCAACCAGTTGATCCGCCGCAACGTCGAAGGCCAGTACTTCGTCGGCCTGGTTTCCATGCCGCCCACGGTAGTGATTCTCAACAACCGGGTCGCCAACATGGAGCGGGACAAGGGCGTGTTCGCGTCGCTGCCGCCGCTGATGCCGTTCATGCCCGACACCTGGTTTCTCATCCCTGAGTCGGCGCAGTAA
- a CDS encoding N-6 DNA methylase, with protein MEHIGEIEKRLWSSADNLRANSPFASNEYFLPVMGLIFLRHAYSRFLSVKAEIETSLPTRGGRPRALTKEDFSRKGAIFLQPEAQFDHLVSLPDGADRAQVIIDAMEKIEKDYETLRGALPKAEYQELDNDVLGQLLRTFNDPALRRADGDVFGRIYEYFLTRFADQKAHDGGEFFTPVALVQTIVNVIEPDHGRVLDPACGSGGMFVQSAHFIERMHLNPTERATFFGMEKNPTTIRLANMNLAVHGLEGNIHKAITYYEDPHELFGECDFVMANPPFNVDEVDAEKVKNDPRLPYALPGVNKKGKVSNGNFLWISYFDSYLNDTGRAGFVMSSQASSAGGEEAKVRRKLIEADHVDVMVAIRSGFFYTRTVPCELWFLDKAKPAERQGKVLMIDARNVHRKVTRKIYDFTPEQQKNLAAIVWLYRGQHERFRALVAEHLERMVEAAGEAVPAARHLAAALAEVATTLADGEVSGDLAQSLAEFENAQRTFDHDLDAFESEVGDIRGAWDASGRDNAGLAVFAVRAKPLAEAGRDLIRQADHLNRLLSRVGEGRRSRRGSPLKAVGEARSDAVAHLGAARYFWRQAYWLQERFPDAALRDVAGLAKLVGHDELAANDWSLTPGRYVGVAPEEEDEDFDFGQTMRTIHSELDELNAESIRLAATIKRNFEALGL; from the coding sequence GTGGAACACATCGGCGAGATCGAGAAACGGCTCTGGTCAAGCGCGGACAACCTGCGGGCCAACTCTCCTTTCGCCAGCAACGAGTACTTCCTGCCGGTCATGGGGCTGATATTCCTGCGCCACGCTTACAGCCGCTTCCTCAGCGTAAAGGCCGAGATCGAGACGTCGCTGCCGACCCGCGGCGGCAGACCGCGTGCACTCACCAAGGAGGACTTCTCCCGCAAGGGCGCGATCTTCCTGCAGCCGGAGGCTCAGTTCGACCATCTCGTCTCGCTGCCGGATGGTGCCGATCGTGCGCAGGTGATCATTGATGCGATGGAGAAGATCGAGAAGGACTACGAGACCCTGCGCGGCGCCCTGCCCAAGGCCGAGTACCAGGAACTTGACAACGACGTGCTCGGCCAACTCCTGCGCACCTTCAACGATCCGGCCCTGAGGCGCGCGGACGGCGACGTGTTCGGGCGCATCTACGAGTACTTCCTCACCCGGTTCGCCGACCAGAAGGCGCATGACGGCGGCGAGTTCTTCACGCCGGTGGCGCTGGTGCAGACCATCGTCAACGTCATCGAGCCCGACCACGGCCGCGTGCTCGACCCGGCCTGCGGCTCGGGCGGGATGTTCGTACAGAGCGCGCACTTCATCGAGCGCATGCACCTCAATCCGACCGAACGGGCGACGTTCTTCGGGATGGAGAAGAACCCGACGACGATCCGCCTCGCCAACATGAACCTCGCCGTGCACGGCCTGGAGGGCAACATCCACAAGGCCATCACCTACTACGAGGACCCGCACGAGCTGTTCGGCGAGTGTGACTTCGTCATGGCCAATCCGCCGTTCAACGTGGACGAAGTGGACGCGGAGAAGGTAAAGAACGACCCGCGTCTGCCCTATGCCCTTCCCGGAGTGAACAAGAAGGGCAAGGTCTCCAACGGCAACTTCCTGTGGATCTCCTACTTCGACAGCTATCTGAACGACACCGGCCGGGCCGGGTTCGTGATGTCCTCGCAGGCGTCGTCAGCGGGCGGCGAGGAAGCGAAGGTGCGCCGCAAGCTGATCGAGGCGGACCACGTAGACGTGATGGTGGCGATCCGTTCCGGCTTCTTCTACACGCGCACGGTGCCGTGCGAGCTGTGGTTTCTCGACAAGGCCAAGCCCGCCGAGCGACAGGGGAAGGTGCTGATGATCGACGCCCGCAACGTCCACCGGAAGGTGACGCGCAAGATCTACGACTTCACCCCCGAGCAGCAGAAGAACCTCGCGGCCATCGTCTGGCTCTACCGGGGCCAGCACGAACGCTTCCGTGCCCTCGTGGCCGAGCACCTCGAACGCATGGTCGAAGCAGCCGGCGAAGCCGTGCCCGCCGCCCGGCACCTTGCCGCCGCGCTTGCCGAGGTCGCCACGACGTTGGCCGATGGCGAAGTCTCCGGCGATCTCGCACAGAGCCTCGCCGAGTTCGAGAACGCGCAGCGGACGTTCGACCACGACCTGGACGCCTTCGAGTCGGAGGTAGGCGACATCCGCGGTGCATGGGACGCGTCCGGCCGCGACAACGCCGGGCTCGCCGTGTTCGCCGTACGCGCCAAGCCGCTGGCGGAAGCAGGGCGGGACCTGATCCGCCAGGCCGATCATCTCAACCGGCTGCTTTCGCGCGTGGGCGAGGGTCGAAGGAGCCGCCGAGGCAGTCCGCTCAAGGCCGTCGGCGAAGCGCGCAGCGACGCGGTAGCGCATCTTGGGGCGGCGCGCTACTTCTGGCGGCAGGCGTATTGGCTTCAGGAGCGGTTCCCGGACGCGGCATTGCGGGACGTCGCAGGGTTGGCGAAGCTGGTCGGCCACGACGAGTTGGCCGCCAACGATTGGAGCCTGACGCCGGGGCGCTATGTCGGCGTCGCG
- the dapB gene encoding 4-hydroxy-tetrahydrodipicolinate reductase gives MRIAIVGYGRMGRETERLAGAAAHDIVARIDPHVADADAAALNEDLAAAADVAIEFGAAEAVVENARRYAQYGLAAAVGTTGWGDRLNEVRAIVEAGGSGYLHASNFSLGVQLFLRLAARATALLDPFEDYDIAIFERHHRRKADSPSGTALTIAEAVLGASSRKQRVATERLDRPIDAGELHVASVRGGEEPGTHTLVWDSADDTIELTHRARGRANLAAGALRAAEWLTAGGGRRGMYGIDDLIDDMLA, from the coding sequence ATGAGGATCGCGATTGTCGGTTACGGACGCATGGGCCGTGAGACCGAACGGCTGGCCGGCGCCGCCGCCCACGACATCGTCGCCCGCATCGACCCCCACGTGGCCGATGCCGATGCGGCCGCGCTGAACGAAGACCTTGCCGCCGCGGCGGACGTGGCGATCGAGTTCGGCGCGGCGGAAGCGGTGGTGGAGAATGCGCGCCGCTATGCGCAGTACGGCCTGGCCGCGGCCGTCGGCACCACCGGCTGGGGCGACCGCCTGAACGAGGTGCGCGCCATCGTGGAGGCCGGCGGCAGCGGCTACCTGCACGCGAGCAACTTCTCGCTCGGCGTACAGCTCTTCCTGCGCCTGGCGGCGCGCGCAACGGCGCTGCTGGACCCGTTCGAGGACTACGACATCGCCATCTTCGAACGCCACCACCGCCGCAAGGCGGACTCCCCTTCGGGTACCGCCCTGACCATCGCCGAAGCGGTGCTCGGCGCCAGCTCGCGCAAGCAGCGCGTCGCAACCGAGCGGCTCGACCGGCCGATCGACGCCGGCGAGTTGCACGTGGCATCGGTGCGCGGCGGCGAGGAGCCGGGTACGCACACCCTGGTGTGGGACTCGGCCGACGACACCATCGAACTGACCCACCGGGCGCGCGGACGCGCCAACCTGGCGGCCGGCGCGCTGCGCGCCGCCGAGTGGCTTACCGCGGGCGGCGGGCGGCGGGGCATGTATGGAATCGACGACCTGATTGATGATATGTTGGCCTGA